A genomic segment from Nitratiruptor sp. YY08-10 encodes:
- the purE gene encoding 5-(carboxyamino)imidazole ribonucleotide mutase — protein sequence MRFISIIMGSKSDYEVMKECANVLDKFGVQYELIISSAHRSPHRTKTYVTEAEKKGAKVFICAAGMAAHLAGVVASLTVKPVIGVPMKGGFMDGMDALLSTVQMPAGMPVATVAVGKAGAVNAAYLAMQILAIDDEELRAKLEEDRLSKAKKVEADSSEVEVIIDATQA from the coding sequence ATGCGATTTATTTCTATCATTATGGGAAGCAAAAGCGATTATGAGGTAATGAAAGAGTGTGCGAACGTACTGGATAAATTTGGCGTACAGTATGAACTGATCATCTCCAGTGCCCACAGAAGTCCTCACAGAACGAAAACCTATGTAACAGAAGCAGAAAAAAAGGGAGCAAAAGTATTTATTTGTGCAGCAGGAATGGCAGCGCATTTGGCAGGTGTTGTAGCTTCACTTACAGTCAAGCCAGTCATCGGCGTGCCAATGAAAGGTGGTTTTATGGATGGAATGGATGCATTGCTTTCTACTGTGCAGATGCCAGCAGGAATGCCAGTAGCCACAGTTGCGGTGGGCAAAGCCGGTGCTGTGAATGCAGCATATCTAGCGATGCAGATCTTGGCGATTGATGATGAGGAGCTTCGGGCGAAACTGGAAGAGGATCGACTCAGTAAAGCGAAAAAAGTGGAAGCAGATTCAAGCGAAGTGGAAGTGATCATCGATGCGACTCAGGCCTGA
- a CDS encoding DUF89 domain-containing protein, producing MRLRPDCLVCLFNQALRVTKVLKCDEGCAKEVLDRSALEIANFDFSLTPPEAAAILYPKISQLLHKEDLYKEVKIESTQKAKALLTFAKEQIRNSSDPLDAALRASVVGNVIDFATQYAFDLEEEIKKRFHIPFAIDHKRIFLQKLKKASSLVVLGDNAGEHLFDKIMIEIFKEHFGNLKIYYFVRGRPIINDVTIDEALKAGLDTVCEVVDSGVDTPGFCMERASDEAKEIFKNVDLILSKGMGNFECLDNVQDLRLFFLFKIKCDVVANRVGKSVGDLVCIQGNAI from the coding sequence ATGCGACTCAGGCCTGATTGTCTGGTATGTCTTTTCAATCAGGCCCTTCGGGTTACAAAAGTTTTGAAGTGTGATGAGGGATGTGCAAAAGAGGTTTTAGATCGCTCAGCTTTGGAGATTGCAAACTTTGATTTTTCTTTGACCCCACCTGAGGCTGCAGCGATTCTTTATCCGAAGATTTCTCAGCTTCTACATAAAGAGGATCTTTACAAAGAGGTAAAAATAGAATCTACTCAAAAAGCCAAGGCACTCCTGACTTTTGCAAAAGAGCAAATTCGAAATAGCAGTGATCCGCTGGATGCAGCTTTACGAGCCAGTGTTGTAGGGAATGTGATCGATTTTGCCACGCAATATGCTTTTGATTTGGAAGAAGAGATCAAAAAGAGATTTCATATCCCTTTTGCCATTGATCATAAAAGAATTTTTTTACAAAAACTGAAAAAAGCATCATCTCTTGTTGTATTGGGAGACAATGCAGGAGAGCATCTTTTTGATAAAATTATGATTGAAATTTTTAAAGAGCATTTTGGGAATCTAAAAATTTACTATTTTGTTCGAGGCAGACCCATAATCAACGATGTAACAATCGATGAAGCATTGAAAGCTGGATTGGATACGGTTTGTGAAGTAGTAGATAGCGGTGTCGATACACCTGGTTTTTGCATGGAACGAGCCAGTGATGAAGCAAAAGAGATATTTAAAAATGTGGATTTGATCCTATCGAAAGGGATGGGAAATTTTGAGTGTTTAGATAATGTACAAGATCTAAGACTCTTTTTCCTGTTTAAGATCAAATGTGATGTGGTAGCAAACAGAGTTGGAAAAAGTGTGGGAGATCTTGTTTGCATTCAAGGAAATGCTATTTAA
- the glnA gene encoding type I glutamate--ammonia ligase, with the protein MFQVDEAKLQKLFDTIKEEEIEFVDFRFTDIKGTWHHVTYNVKAISEDTFKNGLPFDGSSLPAWQPINKSDMVLVPEAGTEFVDPFTADPTLVVICDVYDIYKNQPYEKCPRSIAKKALKYLQESGIGDVAYFGPENEFFVFDNVKVRDEINCQYYEVDTSEGEWNRGVDSPEYDVYNIGHRPGTKGGYFPVPPVDSMMDLRAEMSQVMEEVGLETYVIHHEVAQGQGEIGVKFGTLIEAADNVQKLKYVVKNVAHINGKTATFMPKPLYGDNGNGMHTHISIWKDGKNLFYDPNGYANLSQFGKYFIGGVLKHAKAVAAFTNASTNSYKRLIPGFEAPSILAYSAQNRSASCRIPWGAGEKSVRAEFRFPDSSGNPYLAFTALLLAGIDGIKNKIDPGDPMEMDLFELTLDEIREKGIQQMPHTLREAIEHMLANKDLFKVGDVMTEEFIQTYQHYKFETSIWPWEGRPHPYEFITTYSC; encoded by the coding sequence ATGTTTCAAGTTGATGAGGCCAAGCTACAAAAACTCTTCGATACGATTAAAGAAGAGGAGATCGAGTTTGTCGACTTTCGGTTTACCGATATCAAAGGAACTTGGCACCACGTAACATACAATGTTAAAGCTATCAGCGAAGATACGTTTAAAAATGGTCTTCCTTTTGATGGGAGTTCCCTCCCAGCATGGCAGCCAATCAATAAATCAGATATGGTTTTGGTCCCAGAAGCTGGTACTGAGTTTGTAGATCCGTTTACTGCTGATCCAACGTTGGTAGTTATTTGTGATGTGTATGATATCTATAAAAATCAACCATATGAGAAGTGTCCAAGAAGTATTGCAAAAAAAGCACTCAAATATCTTCAAGAAAGCGGTATCGGTGATGTTGCTTACTTTGGTCCAGAAAATGAGTTTTTCGTATTTGACAATGTCAAAGTACGAGATGAAATCAACTGCCAATATTATGAAGTAGATACAAGCGAAGGGGAGTGGAATCGAGGCGTTGACAGTCCAGAGTATGATGTGTACAACATTGGACACAGACCTGGCACAAAAGGCGGATATTTCCCAGTACCTCCAGTTGACTCTATGATGGATTTAAGAGCTGAGATGAGCCAAGTGATGGAAGAGGTGGGATTAGAAACTTATGTTATCCACCACGAAGTTGCACAGGGACAAGGTGAAATTGGGGTAAAATTTGGAACACTCATCGAAGCAGCTGACAATGTACAAAAACTAAAATATGTGGTTAAAAATGTAGCACATATCAATGGTAAAACTGCAACTTTTATGCCAAAACCACTCTATGGCGACAATGGTAACGGTATGCATACGCATATCTCTATCTGGAAAGATGGCAAAAACCTCTTTTATGATCCAAACGGATATGCAAACCTGAGCCAGTTTGGTAAATACTTCATCGGTGGCGTTTTGAAGCATGCTAAAGCGGTTGCTGCATTTACAAACGCTTCTACAAATTCTTACAAACGACTCATCCCTGGATTTGAAGCACCATCAATCCTAGCCTATTCTGCGCAAAACAGAAGTGCAAGCTGTCGGATTCCTTGGGGAGCAGGTGAGAAAAGTGTACGAGCGGAGTTTCGATTCCCGGATAGCTCTGGTAACCCATATCTTGCGTTTACTGCACTTTTACTTGCTGGAATCGACGGTATTAAAAACAAAATCGATCCAGGTGATCCTATGGAAATGGATCTCTTTGAGCTTACTTTGGATGAGATTCGAGAAAAAGGTATCCAGCAGATGCCGCATACATTAAGAGAAGCGATCGAACATATGCTTGCGAATAAAGATCTATTTAAAGTTGGTGATGTTATGACAGAAGAGTTTATCCAAACATATCAGCACTACAAATTTGAAACATCCATCTGGCCTTGGGAAGGTAGACCACACCCATACGAATTCATTACTACATACTCTTGCTAA
- a CDS encoding Nif3-like dinuclear metal center hexameric protein, producing MKLKEIYTILDRISPFELQEKWDNSGLQVGDFDQKIEHIYLCIDLDEELIDSLPPKSLLITHHPLIFGKLTSIEYNAYPAKLLVRLIKKDIALISMHTNFDKTHLNRYVAQHVLQVEPQCEEFICYFEREESFEAIFAWVKERFGLTCPRYVQAKENIKKIALTTGSGGGLLDMVDADLFLTGDIKYHDAMKANILGISMIDIGHFESEHYFAQCLQDELKKAQIKAIIASIKNPLKA from the coding sequence GTGAAGCTTAAAGAGATCTATACCATCCTTGATAGAATTTCTCCTTTTGAGCTTCAGGAGAAGTGGGATAATTCCGGTTTGCAGGTGGGAGATTTTGATCAAAAAATAGAACATATCTATCTTTGTATCGATTTGGATGAAGAGCTTATTGATAGTCTTCCTCCAAAGAGTCTGCTCATTACTCATCATCCGCTGATTTTTGGCAAGCTTACATCTATCGAGTATAACGCCTATCCTGCAAAATTGCTTGTAAGGCTCATCAAAAAAGATATCGCTTTGATATCGATGCATACCAATTTTGATAAAACCCATCTCAACAGATATGTAGCACAGCATGTTTTGCAGGTAGAGCCACAATGTGAAGAGTTTATCTGCTATTTTGAAAGAGAAGAAAGTTTTGAAGCAATTTTTGCATGGGTGAAAGAGCGTTTTGGGCTTACATGCCCAAGATATGTGCAGGCAAAAGAAAATATAAAAAAAATAGCTTTAACCACCGGAAGTGGTGGAGGACTTTTGGATATGGTGGATGCAGATCTGTTTTTAACCGGTGATATCAAGTATCACGATGCCATGAAGGCGAATATTTTGGGAATCAGTATGATCGATATAGGTCACTTTGAAAGCGAACACTATTTTGCTCAGTGTCTGCAGGACGAATTGAAAAAAGCACAAATTAAAGCTATAATTGCGTCAATAAAAAATCCGCTAAAGGCGTAG
- the glyQ gene encoding glycine--tRNA ligase subunit alpha, producing MITFSELLLKLQDFWAKQGCTIVQPYDFPSGAGTFHPATFLKSLDSKPWATAYVAPSRRPTDGRYGENPNRLGAYYQFQVLIKPSPDNIQNLYLQSLEALGLDWRKHDIRFVEDNWESPTLGAWGLGWEVWLDGMEVTQFTYFQQVGGFECDPVAVEITYGTERLAMYLQEVESVFDIVWSKNGDHIVTYADVHKRGEFEYSRYNFEVADTKMLFNWFEDASKECKRCLAEKLPLPAYDYCLLASHIFNTLDARKAISVTERQNFILKVRELAKGCAEVYKESLGELSEA from the coding sequence ATGATAACTTTTAGTGAACTACTTTTAAAATTGCAAGATTTCTGGGCAAAACAGGGTTGTACAATCGTTCAACCATACGACTTTCCAAGCGGTGCGGGGACATTTCATCCAGCCACTTTTTTAAAATCACTCGATTCCAAGCCATGGGCCACCGCGTATGTAGCGCCTTCAAGACGTCCCACAGACGGAAGATACGGAGAAAATCCAAACAGACTAGGGGCGTATTATCAGTTTCAAGTTCTTATAAAGCCAAGTCCAGACAATATCCAAAATCTCTATTTACAAAGTCTTGAAGCTTTGGGTTTGGATTGGCGAAAGCATGATATCCGATTTGTGGAAGACAATTGGGAGAGTCCGACTTTGGGAGCTTGGGGACTTGGTTGGGAAGTGTGGCTCGATGGCATGGAAGTGACACAGTTTACCTATTTTCAGCAAGTTGGTGGATTTGAGTGTGATCCGGTTGCAGTAGAGATCACATACGGAACAGAGCGTCTTGCGATGTATCTGCAAGAGGTGGAGAGCGTTTTTGATATTGTCTGGAGCAAAAACGGTGACCATATTGTTACCTATGCAGATGTCCATAAAAGAGGCGAGTTTGAGTATAGTCGCTATAACTTTGAAGTAGCTGATACAAAGATGCTTTTTAACTGGTTTGAGGATGCAAGCAAAGAGTGCAAAAGATGCCTTGCAGAAAAACTGCCTCTTCCAGCCTATGACTACTGTTTGTTGGCAAGCCATATTTTCAATACACTGGATGCGAGAAAAGCGATCAGTGTGACTGAGCGTCAAAATTTTATCTTGAAAGTAAGAGAATTAGCAAAAGGGTGTGCTGAGGTGTACAAAGAGAGTCTTGGAGAGCTCAGTGAAGCTTAA
- a CDS encoding glutaredoxin family protein: MSEKKTQKRVVLFTSPGCVWCTRAKQFFKKHQIRFKEIDISKDQKAAQDCQRHGCRGVPVVLVGSRWICGFDQAKIEKELGFS; encoded by the coding sequence ATGAGTGAGAAAAAGACGCAAAAACGGGTAGTACTTTTTACAAGCCCAGGATGTGTCTGGTGTACAAGAGCGAAACAATTTTTTAAAAAACATCAGATTCGTTTTAAAGAGATCGATATTAGTAAAGATCAAAAAGCGGCACAAGATTGTCAGCGACATGGATGTAGAGGTGTGCCGGTAGTGTTGGTTGGCAGTCGATGGATTTGCGGATTTGATCAAGCAAAGATAGAAAAAGAATTGGGGTTTTCATGA
- a CDS encoding histidinol-phosphatase yields MRVDLHNHTKLCNHATGEIEEYIEKAIDKGIEIYGFSDHAPMNFDQKYRMSLEQADQYEKHVLEAKEKYKDQIEILLGYEVDFLPGLIEDRILQADVDYLIGSVHFLPKKRGHNEVLIHQDLWGFDNPEFIGEYKNQDIDTIWKDYFNAIEAMAKSGYFQIVGHLDLIKVFNFKPKKDIRLIAKNALKAIKENDLVLEISSAGLRKPVGEPYPSKELLEEAFSFDIPITFASDAHAPDQVGFKLDEVMELAKEVGYTKCAIFKNKERGFVEF; encoded by the coding sequence TTGCGAGTAGACTTGCATAATCACACAAAACTTTGCAACCATGCAACAGGTGAAATTGAAGAGTATATCGAAAAAGCAATCGACAAAGGTATAGAAATTTATGGCTTTAGCGATCATGCCCCAATGAATTTTGATCAAAAATATCGCATGAGTTTAGAACAAGCCGATCAATATGAAAAACATGTACTAGAAGCAAAAGAAAAATATAAAGATCAAATTGAGATTCTTTTAGGATATGAAGTCGACTTTTTGCCAGGACTGATAGAGGATCGAATCCTCCAAGCCGATGTAGACTATCTTATAGGATCTGTCCATTTTTTACCTAAAAAAAGAGGGCATAATGAAGTGCTTATCCACCAAGATCTTTGGGGATTTGATAATCCAGAATTTATTGGTGAATATAAAAACCAAGACATCGATACCATCTGGAAAGATTATTTCAACGCTATCGAAGCAATGGCCAAAAGTGGGTATTTTCAAATTGTAGGCCATTTGGATCTTATCAAAGTTTTTAATTTCAAGCCTAAAAAGGATATACGCCTCATTGCCAAAAATGCTCTCAAGGCCATTAAAGAGAATGATTTGGTACTTGAGATCAGTAGTGCTGGATTACGTAAACCGGTAGGTGAACCCTATCCAAGTAAAGAGCTTTTAGAAGAGGCTTTTTCATTTGATATCCCTATCACTTTTGCTTCCGATGCACATGCACCTGATCAGGTAGGCTTCAAGCTTGATGAAGTTATGGAATTAGCAAAAGAGGTTGGCTATACAAAATGTGCTATTTTTAAAAATAAAGAGCGGGGGTTTGTAGAGTTTTAA
- a CDS encoding peptidase U32 family protein: protein MKKSKKVELLSPAGNLKKLKIAFAYGADAVYGGVSHYSLRIRSGKEFDMDSFAEGIEYAHSLGKKVYATINGFPFNSQIKLFAKHIEAMARLSPDAFIVSTPGVIKLCKEIAPHIPLHLSTQANVMNYLDAEVYYELGVSRIIAAREISLKDLVEIKKRVPELELEIFVHGSMCFAYSGRCLISSVQSGRVPNRGSCANDCRFEYTLYAQNPETGTLFKLEEVEGEGTYIMNAKDLNLASHIKEILDSGVIDSLKIEGRTKSDYYAAITTKAYRMAIDDYYKGVFEPEKYQAELHTTKHRGFTDGYLVSRPYEKGGTQKLDSSISEGTHQVKAEVMEDGLHFLTKDKICKGDILEIVAPEGAKLEPCSNEIGSVFEKDGRWWLKLEKIEANKEYECIHSGNVNPVKLPCPLPAYTFLRKKIDS, encoded by the coding sequence ATGAAGAAGAGTAAAAAAGTAGAGCTTTTAAGCCCAGCGGGAAATCTTAAAAAACTAAAAATCGCTTTTGCCTATGGAGCTGATGCGGTATATGGAGGGGTAAGCCACTATAGTCTAAGAATTCGAAGCGGCAAAGAGTTTGATATGGATAGTTTTGCTGAGGGCATTGAGTATGCCCACAGTCTTGGCAAAAAAGTGTATGCAACAATCAATGGTTTTCCATTTAACTCCCAAATCAAACTTTTTGCCAAACATATCGAAGCAATGGCTAGGCTTAGTCCAGACGCTTTTATCGTCAGTACCCCAGGAGTGATCAAACTGTGTAAAGAGATAGCGCCACATATCCCCCTTCATCTTTCAACGCAGGCGAATGTTATGAACTATCTCGATGCCGAGGTTTATTATGAATTGGGCGTGAGTCGTATCATAGCAGCGCGTGAAATTAGCCTCAAAGACTTGGTGGAAATCAAAAAACGCGTACCTGAACTTGAACTTGAAATCTTTGTACATGGTAGTATGTGCTTTGCCTATAGCGGTAGATGCCTTATAAGTTCCGTGCAAAGTGGACGTGTGCCAAACAGGGGAAGTTGTGCAAATGATTGTCGATTTGAATATACCCTCTATGCCCAAAATCCAGAAACGGGGACTCTATTTAAACTGGAAGAGGTTGAGGGTGAAGGTACTTATATTATGAATGCAAAAGATCTCAATCTTGCAAGTCATATTAAAGAGATACTAGATAGCGGTGTAATCGACAGCCTCAAGATTGAAGGAAGAACCAAAAGCGACTACTACGCAGCCATTACCACAAAAGCGTACCGTATGGCAATCGATGATTACTATAAAGGTGTATTTGAGCCCGAGAAGTATCAAGCGGAACTTCATACCACCAAACATCGAGGTTTTACTGATGGCTACCTTGTGAGCAGGCCTTATGAAAAGGGTGGAACCCAAAAACTTGATTCTTCTATCAGTGAAGGAACCCACCAGGTCAAAGCAGAAGTGATGGAAGATGGTCTTCATTTTTTGACAAAAGATAAGATTTGTAAAGGCGATATACTGGAAATCGTTGCGCCTGAAGGGGCAAAGCTGGAGCCATGTTCCAATGAAATCGGCTCTGTTTTTGAAAAGGATGGGAGATGGTGGTTGAAACTAGAAAAAATTGAAGCCAATAAAGAGTATGAGTGTATCCATAGTGGCAATGTCAATCCTGTGAAACTACCTTGTCCGCTTCCGGCATACACTTTTTTAAGGAAAAAAATTGATTCTTAA
- a CDS encoding ankyrin repeat domain-containing protein, which translates to MDIFEAIKKDSLFSVKKALESIDDIKNIKNENGDSLLRLAIKHKASLDIFQTLVAHGADIYEIDEEGVGLIDDAIKKGRLDIVQFLVESGIDPNTTKRKSGFTPLMAAMAYGDEPIARYLIKECKVDTDVKDSFEKTASDYAKMTGYKQLLRLLEENEEE; encoded by the coding sequence ATGGATATTTTTGAAGCGATAAAAAAAGATAGCCTGTTTAGCGTAAAAAAGGCACTTGAATCGATTGATGACATCAAAAACATAAAAAACGAAAATGGTGACAGTCTCCTTCGATTGGCAATCAAACATAAAGCTAGTCTCGATATTTTTCAAACGCTTGTTGCACATGGAGCTGACATATATGAAATTGACGAAGAGGGTGTAGGATTGATTGATGATGCGATCAAAAAGGGAAGACTTGATATTGTCCAATTTTTGGTTGAATCCGGAATCGATCCCAACACGACAAAAAGAAAGTCGGGATTTACCCCTTTGATGGCGGCAATGGCATATGGGGATGAACCGATTGCGAGGTATTTGATCAAAGAGTGCAAAGTCGATACTGATGTGAAAGACAGTTTTGAAAAAACAGCGAGTGATTATGCGAAAATGACAGGGTATAAACAATTATTGAGATTATTGGAGGAAAATGAAGAAGAGTAA